One Cryptomeria japonica chromosome 9, Sugi_1.0, whole genome shotgun sequence genomic window carries:
- the LOC131076970 gene encoding probable pectate lyase 4, translated as MGANYWDIMEMGINSSTSLDQRYNSTTSVESSQHFNAIDNCWRRRNPRWAENRMALADCAIGYGAYAQGGKGGKIYTVVSSEDDAVNPKPGTLRYGVALPGRVWIVFGRNMNIVLKMPLVVGSYKTIDGRGAQVHISGGACILIHEVQNVIIHGLNIHLCKPTDPGRAEGDGISIRSSRHVWIDHNTLSICHDGLIDVTLESTYVTLSNNWLKHHHTVMLLGHSDHFSEDKLMRVTVAYNQFGPGCGQRMPRIRFGYVHIVNNNYEPWGDYAIGGSAHPTIRSEGNRFLAPADKSIKQHANLNYGDGSQCMMNSSMELILMNQAEAGKIQNMLGDKKFKAKKGKMVPYLTAYAGSLRFLSTGYGLAANYSCSVNNPSLNLSRSENKECLSHFGFRANNDGREGST; from the exons ATGGGTGCCAATTATTGGGATATTATGGAGATGGGGATTAATAGTTCTACAAGCTTAGATCAGAG ATATAACTCTACCACAAGTGTAGAGTCTTCTCAGCACTTCAATGCCATTGATAATTGTTGGAGGAGAAGAAACCCTAGATGGGCAGAAAACAGAATGGCACTAGCAGACTGTGCTATTGGGTATGGAGCTTATGCTCAGGGTGGTAAAGGAGGAAAAATATACACAGTCGTAAGCTCTGAGGATGATGCAGTTAATCCAAAGCCTGGCACTTTACGTTATGGAGTAGCTCTTCCTGGACGTGTTTGGATTGTGTTTGGAAGAAATATGAACATTGTATTGAAAATGCCTCTTGTTGTAGGAAGCTATAAGACAATAGATGGACGAGGAGCTCAGGTTCACATATCCGGAGGTGCTTGTATACTTATCCATGAAGTGCAAAATGTAATCATCCATGGGTTGAATATCCATCTCTGTAAGCCTACAGACCCTG GAAGAGCTGAGGGCGATGGGATTTCTATTAGGTCATCAAGGCATGTTTGGATTGATCACAATACTCTATCCATCTGTCATGATGGGCTTATTGATGTAACGTTGGAGTCCACTTATGTTACTCTTTCAAACAATTGGCTTAAACACCATCACACA GTTATGCTTCTGGGTCACAGTGACCATTTTTCAGAGGATAAGTTGATGCGAGTTACTGTGGCTTATAACCAATTTGGGCCTGGTTGTGGTCAGCGTATGCCCAG GATAAGATTTGGATACGTACACATTGTGAATAACAACTATGAGCCTTGGGGAGATTATGCCATTGGTGGGTCAGCACACCCTACGATAAGAAGTGAAGGAAACAGGTTTCTTGCCCCCGCTGATAAGTCCATAAAACAG CATGCAAACCTGAATTATGGAGATGGAAGTCAGTGCATGATGAATTCCTCAATGGAGCTTATTTTGATGAATCAGGCAGAGGCAGGGAAGATCCAAAATATGTTGGGAGACAAAAAATTTAAAGCTAAGAAAGGAAAAATGGTTCCATATTTGACTGCATATGCAGGCAGCTTAAGAT TCCTGTCCACTGGCTATGGTCTAGCAGCAAATTACAGTTGTTCAGTAAATAACCCAAGTTTGAACCTCAGCAG GTCTGAGAATAAGGAGTGTCTGTCTCATTTTGGTTTTAGAGCAAACAACGATGGCCGAGAGGGTAGTACATAA